Proteins encoded in a region of the Populus alba chromosome 13, ASM523922v2, whole genome shotgun sequence genome:
- the LOC118036470 gene encoding probable inactive ATP-dependent zinc metalloprotease FTSHI 5, chloroplastic: MASFISPSLSHLFPLHKDPPSPIKYRIRTTKLHRNRHKALPFVHSLCVFGFQGASKCSKSSQDLPLDSPRRLKQEKELVFSNGFLSKPEKGVFQCITRPIVLTLFCIAIGFYPLGALPPLAVADVAVASEVAVKKKEKKLNKESNLKEHEFSNYTKSLLEEVSRLLKRIEEVRKGNGSVEEVKLVLKAVKGRKEELQREIMEGMYLEVRQLRKEKGKMENRSEEIVEEVEKEKKEYDNLREEGEKERMEALEERMRVMDEEYTSVWERIGEIGGEILRRETMALSVGVRELCFIERECEELVKRFSQEMRSTDSQKKSSITKLPRSEIQKELETAQRKLLEQMILPNVVEVEGLGLLFDQDSIDFAARIRQGLKDSQKLQKDTEALIRKKMKRFGDEKHLVVKTSADEVVKGYPEVELKWMFGDKEVVVPKATHLHLYHSWKKWREEATAELKRKLLEDADFGKEYVAQKQEQVLLGRDRVVSNTWYSEEKKRWEMEPIAVPYAVSKKLVEHARIRHDWGAMYVALKGDDKEYFVDIKEFEILYEDFGGFDGLYMKMLASGIPTSVHLMWIPLSELDLGQQFLMALRLTGQCLNGLWKSRIVSYGRDWVVEKVRNINDDIMMVIVFPMLELIVPFPVRMRLGMAWPEEIDQTVGSTWYLKWQSEAEINFKSRKTDDMQWFFWFAIRLFIYGYILFHAFRFLKRKVPRLLGFGPLRSRDPNFLKLRRVKYYVKYKLRTIKSKKKAGIDPISTAFDGMKRVKNPPIPLKDFSSVESMREEINEVVAFLQNPSAFQEMGARAPRGVLIVGERGTGKTSLALAIAAEARVPVVKVEAQQLEAGLWVGQSASNVRELFQTARDLAPVIIFVEDFDLFAGVRGKFIHTKKQDHEAFINQLLVELDGFQKQDGVVLMATTRNINQIDEALQRPGRMDRVFYLQQPTQAEREKILHLSAKETMDEDLIDFVDWRKVAEKTALLRPVELKLVPVALEGSAFKSKFLDTDELMSYCSWFATFSCLVPDWVRKTKIAKKMSRMMVNHLGLTLSKEDLQNVVDLMEPYGQISNGIELLNPPLDWTRETKFPHAVWAAGRGLIALLLPNFDVVDNLWLEPCSWQGIGCTKISKAKNEGSLNGNSESRSYLEKKLVFCFGSYISSQLLLPFGEENFLCSSELKQAQEIATRMVIQYGWGPDDSPAIYYSNKGVTFLSTGNSHEYEMAAKVEKLYDLAYLKAKGMLQKNRRVLEKIVEELLEFEILSGKDLERMVDDNGGIREKEPFSLSKANYTEALSSSFLDQGNGAGPALLGVST, from the exons ATGGCTTCTTTcatctctccttctctctctcatctctttCCATTACACAAAGACCCTCCATCACCAATCAAATACAGAATCAGAACCACAAAATTACACCGAAACAGACACAAAGCTCTCCCTTTTGTCCATAGTTTATGTGTCTTTGGGTTTCAAGGAGCTTCAAAGTGCTCCAAGAGCAGTCAAGACCTGCCTTTGGATTCGCCCAGAAggttaaaacaagaaaaagaattagTTTTCTCTAATGGGTTCCTTTCAAAACCTGAAAAAGGTGTATTTCAATGCATTACAAGGCCTATAGTGctcacattgttttgtattGCAATTGGGTTTTATCCACTCGGTGCTCTGCCACCTCTTGCTGTGGCTGATGTCGCGGTGGCTAGTGAAGTTgcagtaaaaaagaaagagaaaaaattgaataaagaaTCAAACTTGAAGGAGCATGAGTTTTCAAATTATACTAAAAGTTTGCTGGAGGAGGTTTCGAGGTTGTTGAAGCGTATAGAGGAGGTTAGGAAAGGAAATGGCAGTGTAGAAGAGGTGAAGTTGGTGTTAAAAGCGgtaaaaggaaggaaagaggaGTTGCAGAGGGAAATTATGGAGGGGATGTATTTGGAAGTGCGGCAGTTGAGGAAGGAAAAAGGGAAGATGGAAAATCGCTCAGAGGAGATTGTGGAAGAggtggaaaaggaaaagaaagagtaTGATAATTTGAGGGAAGAGGGTGAGAAAGAGAGAATGGAGGCGTTGGAGGAGAGAATGAGAGTGATGGATGAGGAGTACACTAGTGTATGGGAGAGAATTGGAGAGATTGGGGGTGAGATTTTGAGGAGGGAGACAATGGCATTGAGTGTTGGGGTTAGGGAACTTTGCTTTATTGAGAGAGAGTGTGAGGAATTGGTGAAGAGGTTTAGCCAGGAAATGAGGAGTACAGACAG TCAGAAAAAGAGCTCTATTACCAAGCTTCCAAGATCTGAAATTCAGAAAGAACTGGAAACTGCACAAAGAAAATTATTGGAGCAAATGATTCTGCCTAACGTTGTAGAAGTTGAAGGCCTTGGGCTATTATTTGATCAAGATTCGATTGATTTTGCTGCACGTATAAGACAAGGCCTTAAAGATTCACAGAAGCTGCAGAAAGATACGGAGGCtcttataagaaaaaagatgaagaggTTCGGTGATGAAAAGCATTTGGTTGTGAAGACATCAGCAGATGAGGTTGTGAAGGGCTATCCAGAAGTTGAATTGAAGTGGATGTTTGGGGATAAGGAGGTTGTAGTTCCTAAAGCAACTCACCTTCACCTGTACCATAGCTGGAAAAAATGGCGTGAAGAAGCTACAGCAgaactgaaaagaaaattgttGGAAGATGCGGATTTTGGTAAAGAATATGTGGCCCAAAAACAG GAACAAGTTCTTCTGGGCCGCGATAGAGTAGTATCAAATACATGGTacagtgaagaaaaaaaaaggtgggaaATGGAACCAATAGCTGTTCCATATGCTGTCTCCAAGAAATTAGTGGAGCATGCTCGAATTAGGCATGACTGGGGTGCCATGTATGTTGCACTGAAGGGGGATGACAAGgaatattttgttgatattaag GAATTTGAAATTCTCTATGAAGATTTTGGAGGGTTTGATGGTCTGTACATGAAAATGCTTGCCAGTGGCATTCCAACTAGTGTTCATCTGATGTGGATCCCTTTATCAGAGTTGGATTTGGGTCAACAGTTTCTCATGGCATTAAGGCTGACTGGTCAATGCTTAAATGGATTATGGAAGAGTAGAATTGTTTCATATGGGAGAGATTGGGTTGTAGAGAAAGTTAGAAATATAAATGATGACATAATGATGGTGATCGTGTTCCCCATGCTGGAGCTCATTGTTCCATTCCCG GTGAGGATGCGGTTGGGGATGGCATGGCCAGAGGAAATAGATCAAACCGTTGGCTCAACGTGGTACTTGAAATGGCAATCTGAGgcagaaataaattttaagtccAGAAAAACTGATGATATGcaatggtttttttggtttgccATTAGATTGTTTATATATGGATATATTTTGTTTCATGCCTTCCGGTTTCTGAAGAGAAAAGTTCCAAGACTTTTAGGTTTTGGACCTTTACGTAGCAGAGATCCAAACTTCCTGAAGTTACGCAGAGTG AAATACTATGTTAAGTACAAGTTGAGGACCatcaaaagtaagaaaaaagcTGGGATTGATCCTATAAGCACTGCATTTGATGGAATGAAG AGGGTGAAGAATCCTCCTATACCATTGAAGGATTTTTCTAGTGTTGAGTCTATGAGAGAGGAAATCAATGAAGTTGTTGCATTTCTACAAAATCCTAGTGCTTTTCAAGAAATGGGTGCCCGTGCACCTCGA GGAGTTCTTATTGTAGGTGAGAGGGGAACGGGAAAAACATCTCTAGCACTGGCTATTGCTGCAGAAGCTAGGGTACCGGTTGTAAAAGTTGAAGCCCAGCAATTGGAGGCTGGGCTATGGGTTGGTCAAAGTGCATCCAATGTCAGGGAACTGTTCCAGACAGCTAGGGATTTG GCCCCTGTAATAATTTTTGTGGAGGATTTTGACCTTTTTGCTGGTGTCCGTGGTAAGTTCATACATACTAAAAAGCAGGATCACGAGGCTTTCATTAATCAACTTCTGGTGGAGCTTGATGG GTTTCAGAAACAAGATGGCGTTGTTCTGATGGCTACAACtagaaatataaatcaaattgatGAAGCCTTGCAGCGACCTGGACGGATGGATAGAGTATTTTATCTTCAACAGCCAACACAAGCAGAGAGGGAGAAGATTTTACACTTATCTGCTAAAGAAACCATGGATGAAGACCTTATTGATTTTGTAGACTGGAGAAAG GTTGCTGAGAAGACAGCTCTTTTAAGACCAGTAGAATTAAAACTTGTTCCTGTTGCTTTGGAAGGTAGTGCCTTCAAGAGCAAGTTTCTTGACACAGATGAACTCATGAGCTATTGCAGTTGGTTTGCG ACTTTCAGCTGTTTGGTTCCAGATTGGGTTcggaaaacaaaaattgcaaaGAAGATGAGCAGGATGATGGTGAATCATTTGGGACTAACATTGAGTAAAGAGGATTTGCAGAACGTGGTTGATCTAATGGAGCCATATGGTCAGATAAGCAATGGAATAGAACTTCTGAATCCTCCACTTGAT TGGACAAGGGAGACCAAATTTCCACATGCTGTTTGGGCTGCTGGCCGTGGTCTGATTGCCCTTCTTTTACCCAACTTTGATGTGGTTGATAATCTATGGCTGGAGCCATGTTCTTGGCAG GGTATTGGATGTACAAAGATTAGCAAGGCAAAAAATGAAGGTTCCTTGAATGGGAATTCAGAATCAAGATCATACCTTGAAAAGAagcttgtattttgttttggttcatATATATCATCCCAACTACTACttccgtttggggaagaaaattttctttgttcttcagaATTGAAACAGGCTCAGGAG ATAGCTACAAGGATGGTGATTCAGTATGGGTGGGGGCCTGATGACAGTCCTGCAATTTACTACAGTAACAAAGGG GTTACATTTTTAAGCACGGGGAACAGCCATGAGTATGAGATGGCAGccaaagttgaaaag CTTTATGATTTAGCATATCTTAAAGCAAAGGGTATGCTTCAGAAAAATCGACGAGTTCTTGAAAAGATTGTTGAAGAATTGCTTGAATTTGAGATTTTATCTGGCAAG